The following are encoded in a window of Chionomys nivalis chromosome X, mChiNiv1.1, whole genome shotgun sequence genomic DNA:
- the LOC130868382 gene encoding LOW QUALITY PROTEIN: melanoma-associated antigen B4-like (The sequence of the model RefSeq protein was modified relative to this genomic sequence to represent the inferred CDS: substituted 1 base at 1 genomic stop codon) yields the protein MPRGQKSKARAREKRRQVQDEVQGSNDAQAKAAEKEESPSSSAYDPGDAVASTSTASFPPKSKSQGKAPTVTTGKGATQGRSGKGARGRREQNPSCSMVSQSTESPQNDLLTRKTGMLMQYLLCKYKMKQPMNKGEMLKIINRRFKEHFPEILKKASERLQLVFGLEVKQIKPNSSYYTLVSKLDPSIGGTLTTGLPFPQNGLLMPLLGVIFLNGNRATEKEIWDFLNILGIFDGKVHIIFGEPRNLITKDLVKEKYLEYRQVANSDPPSYEFLWGPRAHAETTKMNVLMFLAKVNETVPQAFPSHYEEALRDQEERAQAEAVGRSGTTDKDKAEXKVTSSDSSCS from the coding sequence ATGCCCAGGGGACAAAAGAGTAAGGCCCGTGCTCGCGAGAAACGCCGCCAGGTCCAAGATGAGGTCCAGGGGTCCAATGATGCTCAAGCAAAGGCAGCAGAGAAAGAAGAGtcaccctcctcctctgcttATGATCCTGGAGATGCTGTTGCAAGCACGTCTACTGCTAGCTTCCCTCCGAAGTCTAAGTCTCAGGGCAAGGCACCTACTGTCACCACTGGTAAAGGTGCGACCCAAGGAAGATCTGGTAAAGGTGCCAGGGGCCGAAGGGAGCAAAATCCTAGTTGCTCTATGGTCTCACAGTCCACTGAGAGCCCCCAGAATGATCTTCTAACAAGGAAGACGGGAATGCTGATGCAGTACCTGCTCTGCAAGTACAAAATGAAGCAGCCAATGAATAAGGGAGAAATGCTGAAAATTATCAACAGACGATTCAAGGAGCACTTCCCTGAGATCCTCAAGAAAGCCTCTGAGCGTTTACAGCTTGTTTTTGGACTTGAAGTGAAGCAAATCAAGCCCAATAGTAGCTACTATACCCTTGTCAGTAAGTTAGACCCCAGCATTGGTGGGACTCTGACCACTGGCTTGCCTTTTCCCCAGAATGGGCTTCTGATGCCTCTGCTGGGTGTGATCTTCTTAAATGGCAACCGTGCCACTGAGAAAGAGATCTGggattttctgaatattttgggAATCTTTGATGGGAAGGTGCACATAATCTTTGGGGAGCCCCGAAATCTCATCACCAAAGATTTGGTTAAGGAAAAGTACCTGGAGTACCGGCAGGTAGCTAACAGTGATCCTCCATCCTATGAATTCCTTTGGGGTCCCCGGGCTCATGCTGAAACCACCAAGATGAATGTCCTGATGTTTTTGGCCAAGGTCAATGAGACCGTTCCTCAGGCCTTCCCATCTCATTATGAAGAGGCTTTGAGAGATCAGGAAGAGAGAGCCCAAGCTGAAGCTGTAGGCAGGAGTGGTACTACTGACAAAGATAAGGCAGAGTAGAAAGTCACATCTAGTGACTCCTCTTGCTCCTAG